From Perognathus longimembris pacificus isolate PPM17 chromosome 4, ASM2315922v1, whole genome shotgun sequence, one genomic window encodes:
- the G6pc2 gene encoding glucose-6-phosphatase 2 isoform X2, giving the protein MDFLHRNGVIVIQHLQKDYRAYYDFLNFMSSVGDPRNIFSIYFPLWFQLNQTVGTKMIWVAVIGDWFNLIFKWILFGHRPYWWIQETQIYPNHSSPCLEQFPTTCETGPGSPSGHAMGSSCVWYVMVTAALSHTVSRVDKLSITLHRHAGGRSL; this is encoded by the exons ATGGATTTCCTTCATCGGAATGGAGTGATTGTTATTCAGCACTTGCAGAAGGACTACCGAGCCTACTACGATTTCCTAAATTTTATGTCCAGTGTTGGAGATCCCaggaatattttttctatttacttcCCACTTTGGTTTCAACTTAATCAGACAGTAGGAACCAAGATGATATGGGTAGCAGTCATTGGAGATTGGTTCAATCTTATATTTAAATG gatattATTTGGTCATCGTCCATATTGGTGGATCCAAGAAACTCAGATTTACCCAAATCACTCCAGCCCATGTCTTGAGCAGTTCCCCACTACATGTGAAACAGGACCAG GAAGTCCATCCGGCCACGCAATGGGGTCATCATGTGTCTGGTACGTCATGGTGACGGCTGCTCTTAGCCACACTGTCAGCCGGGTGGACAAGCTCTCCATCACTCTCCACAG GCATGCTGGTGGCCGAAGCCTTTGA
- the G6pc2 gene encoding glucose-6-phosphatase 2 isoform X1 translates to MDFLHRNGVIVIQHLQKDYRAYYDFLNFMSSVGDPRNIFSIYFPLWFQLNQTVGTKMIWVAVIGDWFNLIFKWILFGHRPYWWIQETQIYPNHSSPCLEQFPTTCETGPGSPSGHAMGSSCVWYVMVTAALSHTVSRVDKLSITLHRLTWSFLWSLFWLIQISVCISRVFIATHFPHQVILGVIGGMLVAEAFEHTPGIHTASLSTYLKTNLFLFLFALSFYLLLRLLDIDLLWSVPIAKKWCANPDWIHIDTTPFAGLVRNLGVLFGLGFAINSEMFLMSCRGENGYKPSFRLLCAVTSLTTLQLYHFIKIPTHTEYLFYVLSFCKSASIPLTVVALIPYCIHMLMKPSERKIK, encoded by the exons ATGGATTTCCTTCATCGGAATGGAGTGATTGTTATTCAGCACTTGCAGAAGGACTACCGAGCCTACTACGATTTCCTAAATTTTATGTCCAGTGTTGGAGATCCCaggaatattttttctatttacttcCCACTTTGGTTTCAACTTAATCAGACAGTAGGAACCAAGATGATATGGGTAGCAGTCATTGGAGATTGGTTCAATCTTATATTTAAATG gatattATTTGGTCATCGTCCATATTGGTGGATCCAAGAAACTCAGATTTACCCAAATCACTCCAGCCCATGTCTTGAGCAGTTCCCCACTACATGTGAAACAGGACCAG GAAGTCCATCCGGCCACGCAATGGGGTCATCATGTGTCTGGTACGTCATGGTGACGGCTGCTCTTAGCCACACTGTCAGCCGGGTGGACAAGCTCTCCATCACTCTCCACAG ATTGACCTGGTCATTTCTTTGGAGTCTTTTCTGGTTGATTCAAATCAGTGTCTGCATCTCCAGAGTATTCATAGCAACACACTTCCCGCATCAAGTTATTCTGGGAGTAATCGGTG GCATGCTGGTGGCCGAAGCCTTTGAGCACACTCCGGGTATTCACACGGCCAGCCTGAGCACATACCTGAAGACCaacctcttccttttcctgtttgCACTTAGCTTTTATCTCCTTCTCAGACTGCTCGACATTGATTTGCTCTGGTCCGTGCCAATAGCCAAGAAGTGGTGTGCCAACCCGGACTGGATTCATATTGACACTACACCTTTTGCTGGACTCGTGAGAAACCTTGGGGTCCTCTTTGGGTTGGGTTTTGCAATCAATTCAGAAATGTTTCTTATGAGCTGCCGAGGGGAAAATGGCTACAAACCGAGCTTCCGCTTGCTCTGTGCCGTGACCTCGTTGACCACATTGCAGCTCTACCATTTCATCAAGATCCCCACTCATACAGAGTATTTATTTTATGTGCTGTCTTTCTGTAAAAGTGCATCAATCCCACTGACTGTGGTGGCTCTGATTCCCTACTGTATACATATGTTAATGAAACCAAGTGAAAGAAAGATTAAATAG